The Planctomycetota bacterium genome window below encodes:
- a CDS encoding phage portal protein has product MNDSLTHALSFADRLRAGCRKTASASAGQFLVNQPNGSALYRPGIMQAAEQYRHFRGWTYCAVRAIAQRVAGQSVYVARVTDAPVTGRKGLALPRGLKALGDRLEPLAAHPLLSALDDPNELMVRWSLLFITVASLELTGRAHWWLAASPRGNEIWPIPAHWIEPVDPMRGAWCLRPFGGASEVILPGEDVAYFSLPDPGNPFGWTSPLQTQALAVSADEELQNSQYRAFRNGIFPQFAITVGSVTDAISGKGVRPVLEPEQRQQVTEAIKSYYQGAMNYGWPLLLDGMIEKIEPLTTAPREMDFLDSGKQTKSRIMQAFGVNPLIVGEIEGANRAQAVVAEQIFCSSTINPLLELMGQTLTGFVGHKFAAPGEKLVAWLEPCRADDPEERRADWEVALKYGAATLNEYRVQVLNLAADNRFDVALSPVTMQPLP; this is encoded by the coding sequence GTGAACGACTCCCTGACCCATGCGCTAAGCTTTGCAGACCGTCTGCGCGCTGGTTGCCGCAAGACCGCCAGCGCGTCGGCGGGTCAATTCCTGGTCAACCAGCCCAATGGTTCGGCCCTCTATCGGCCCGGCATCATGCAAGCGGCCGAACAATACCGGCACTTTCGCGGCTGGACTTATTGCGCCGTGCGGGCAATCGCCCAGCGCGTCGCGGGGCAATCGGTTTACGTGGCTCGCGTGACCGACGCCCCGGTGACTGGCCGCAAGGGCTTGGCGCTGCCACGCGGCCTGAAGGCGTTGGGGGACCGACTGGAACCGCTGGCCGCGCACCCGTTGCTAAGCGCGCTGGACGATCCGAACGAACTCATGGTCCGCTGGTCCCTGTTGTTTATCACTGTCGCCAGCCTGGAACTGACCGGCCGCGCCCATTGGTGGCTGGCCGCGTCACCCCGGGGAAACGAAATCTGGCCGATTCCCGCCCATTGGATCGAACCGGTCGACCCGATGCGCGGCGCGTGGTGCCTGCGCCCGTTCGGTGGCGCAAGCGAAGTCATTTTGCCCGGGGAAGACGTGGCCTACTTCAGCCTCCCCGATCCTGGCAACCCGTTTGGCTGGACCAGCCCCCTGCAAACGCAAGCTTTGGCGGTGTCGGCTGACGAAGAATTGCAGAACTCGCAATACCGCGCCTTCCGCAATGGCATCTTCCCTCAGTTCGCGATTACGGTCGGCAGTGTCACGGATGCGATCAGCGGCAAAGGGGTGCGCCCGGTCCTGGAACCCGAGCAACGCCAGCAAGTCACCGAAGCGATCAAGTCTTATTACCAGGGGGCCATGAACTACGGTTGGCCGCTGTTGCTGGACGGCATGATTGAAAAAATCGAGCCACTAACAACCGCGCCACGCGAGATGGACTTTCTGGACAGCGGCAAGCAAACGAAGTCGCGCATCATGCAGGCGTTTGGCGTCAATCCGTTGATCGTCGGCGAGATTGAAGGGGCCAACCGCGCCCAAGCTGTCGTCGCGGAACAAATCTTTTGCTCATCGACGATCAATCCTTTGCTGGAATTGATGGGGCAAACGCTGACCGGCTTTGTCGGTCACAAGTTCGCCGCGCCCGGTGAAAAGCTGGTGGCGTGGCTGGAACCGTGTCGGGCCGACGATCCGGAAGAGCGTCGCGCCGATTGGGAAGTGGCGTTGAAGTACGGCGCGGCCACGCTCAACGAATACCGGGTGCAAGTGTTGAACCTGGCGGCGGACAACCGATTCGACGTGGCGTTGTCCCCAGTGACGATGCAACCGTTGCCGTAG
- a CDS encoding toxin-antitoxin system HicB family antitoxin, which yields MQRQAFIDSPQCKELDQIFASVISKTGVVKGSKPTDKSGKFIVRIPKTVHYKLDIEAKREGVSLNQLAACKLSIPFGSSGELKRELVVDAFNAVHGGYSTDWVIVERALNNAFLSKCSQLGLTENAWVLNHTLMNIRKTAKYSARLNKATKRSGFDDYDGYAFAAEIAIRILQRTEGVTLDRVLCDPQLRDQYEQIAVRIAPGTFSLKLLCAALNLRKTHRLKPVDRSIKEYDLVAAGPLKRVDLSTIAAMPGGYALYDHSRPIFAGETENLHKRIAIHAQAGLADWLDDDCGKGLTLKTLVLPSAKRDIRLSWLTSFINAERPLLNYQIAA from the coding sequence ATGCAACGGCAGGCATTTATTGACTCGCCGCAGTGCAAGGAGCTTGACCAGATTTTTGCCAGCGTCATTTCCAAAACAGGAGTGGTGAAGGGCAGCAAGCCAACAGATAAAAGTGGCAAGTTCATCGTTCGTATTCCTAAGACCGTTCATTACAAGCTTGATATTGAGGCAAAGCGCGAAGGCGTGAGTCTTAATCAGCTTGCCGCTTGCAAGCTTTCGATTCCGTTTGGAAGTTCCGGCGAATTAAAGCGAGAACTGGTAGTTGATGCCTTCAATGCAGTGCACGGAGGATATTCAACGGATTGGGTCATAGTTGAGCGCGCACTTAATAATGCTTTCTTGTCGAAGTGCAGCCAGCTTGGTCTGACCGAGAATGCATGGGTGCTGAACCACACGTTGATGAACATTCGCAAGACGGCCAAATACAGTGCAAGGCTAAACAAGGCGACAAAGCGAAGCGGCTTTGACGATTACGATGGCTATGCGTTTGCTGCGGAAATCGCAATTCGCATCTTGCAGCGGACAGAGGGGGTAACGCTGGACAGGGTCTTGTGTGATCCGCAATTGCGAGATCAGTACGAACAAATTGCGGTGAGAATTGCCCCAGGGACGTTCTCGTTGAAGCTTCTTTGTGCAGCCCTGAATCTGCGGAAAACTCACCGTCTAAAGCCCGTGGACCGTAGCATTAAAGAATACGATCTGGTAGCTGCAGGACCCCTGAAGCGAGTTGATCTTTCGACGATTGCGGCTATGCCTGGTGGATATGCGCTCTATGACCACTCACGGCCCATTTTTGCTGGCGAAACGGAGAATCTCCATAAGCGAATTGCGATCCATGCTCAGGCGGGGTTGGCAGACTGGCTAGACGACGATTGCGGAAAAGGACTGACCCTCAAAACACTAGTCCTTCCTTCCGCCAAGAGGGACATTCGGTTGTCGTGGCTTACTTCGTTTATTAATGCTGAGCGTCCGCTTTTGAATTATCAAATTGCGGCTTAA
- a CDS encoding DNA adenine methylase, with amino-acid sequence MIRSPVKWYGGKRYLADKIIGLFPTHRVYLEPFGGGAWVLLNKRPVDVETYNDLDQRITRLFRVLRDDGDQFLAKVQLMPYSQVEFNDSKRYPEGATELDKAICDFVRWRQSFGGKGQSWSYTTGRARGGMAGDVNAWWSAIEGLPQVIERLRRVQIVCQPACEAIKRFDHEEGLIYCDPPYVHSTRGKGGTDVYGVEMSDEQHRELASTLANCKSKAIVSGYPSQLYDELYAEWNRIDIDIANHAAGGKTKAREVECLWKNY; translated from the coding sequence ATGATCCGTTCGCCGGTCAAGTGGTACGGAGGAAAACGCTACCTTGCTGACAAGATCATTGGGCTATTTCCCACCCATCGCGTTTACCTAGAGCCCTTTGGCGGCGGGGCTTGGGTGTTGCTCAACAAGCGTCCCGTAGACGTTGAAACATACAACGACTTGGATCAGCGAATCACTCGGCTGTTTCGAGTGTTACGCGACGACGGCGATCAGTTCTTAGCCAAAGTACAACTCATGCCGTACTCGCAGGTCGAGTTCAACGACTCGAAGAGGTATCCCGAAGGAGCGACAGAACTCGATAAAGCCATCTGTGATTTTGTGCGATGGCGACAATCATTTGGTGGCAAAGGGCAATCGTGGAGCTACACCACTGGCAGAGCAAGAGGCGGAATGGCTGGCGACGTCAACGCTTGGTGGTCTGCGATCGAAGGGTTGCCGCAAGTTATCGAACGGTTAAGAAGGGTACAAATCGTCTGCCAGCCAGCTTGCGAAGCGATAAAGCGATTTGACCATGAAGAAGGGTTGATCTATTGCGATCCGCCCTACGTTCATTCGACTCGGGGCAAAGGTGGAACCGATGTTTACGGCGTGGAAATGAGCGATGAACAGCATCGCGAGTTGGCGTCAACACTGGCCAACTGCAAGTCGAAGGCAATTGTGAGCGGCTACCCTTCGCAACTCTACGATGAGCTATACGCCGAATGGAACCGTATCGACATCGACATCGCAAACCATGCTGCAGGCGGCAAGACCAAAGCCCGAGAGGTCGAATGCCTATGGAAGAACTACTAG
- a CDS encoding helix-turn-helix transcriptional regulator gives MSYTYCYCPQSIHFAIILMGKKAASKIDFAAGDFVVQAKSYSRKETEMLATGLTAGLRNLIQNCGRSQNQIARDTHIPQPVLSRFVNGSSLRIETTAVLLDYFGLEIQPKATARR, from the coding sequence ATGAGTTATACATATTGCTATTGCCCACAATCAATACACTTCGCTATTATTCTTATGGGAAAGAAAGCTGCGTCCAAAATCGACTTTGCCGCTGGCGATTTCGTCGTCCAGGCCAAGAGCTATTCGCGAAAGGAAACGGAGATGCTGGCCACGGGGCTAACGGCGGGGTTGCGAAACCTAATCCAAAACTGCGGGCGGTCGCAAAACCAGATTGCCCGTGATACCCATATTCCACAGCCGGTATTGAGCCGATTTGTGAATGGATCAAGCTTGCGAATCGAGACGACGGCTGTGCTGCTCGATTACTTCGGTTTAGAGATTCAACCGAAAGCGACGGCCCGGCGCTAG
- a CDS encoding site-specific integrase: protein MKAWVSQDSKQVKKRGSDQASWYVGWIDPDGKRRCRGFGPGARGKNAAFKFKEKTEAELLTGTYQTVSRKTWKDFRADYDAKVLNVMEPGTKQATEYALKHFVRIINPVRMQAINSRTFAEYVAQRRQEKRSKEGANVSAATVNKELRHLRAVIRKAYRWGYLPRLPEFEFLREGKKLPTYVTPEDFAAIYKACDAAKRPDDGPYPAAEWWRGLLVMAYMTGWRIGSLLALKRRDVDLEAGTALSLAEDNKGNRDQLVALHPVVIDHLCKLTSFDAHYFPWNHTWGALYKQFRRIQHAAGIKLAGPKGDYTFHDLRRAFATMNADRLSPQALQELMQHKSFTTTQRYINMARQLTPTVQNLFTPTLPAVATGG from the coding sequence ATGAAGGCATGGGTTTCGCAAGACTCGAAACAGGTCAAGAAAAGGGGGTCCGACCAGGCGTCCTGGTACGTCGGCTGGATCGACCCCGACGGCAAGCGGCGTTGCCGTGGCTTTGGCCCGGGCGCACGGGGCAAGAATGCGGCGTTCAAGTTCAAAGAGAAGACGGAAGCCGAGTTGCTGACCGGCACGTATCAGACGGTCAGCCGCAAGACGTGGAAGGACTTCCGGGCCGATTACGATGCCAAGGTGCTGAACGTCATGGAACCCGGCACCAAACAGGCCACGGAATACGCGCTGAAGCATTTTGTCCGGATCATCAACCCGGTTCGCATGCAGGCCATCAATTCGCGGACGTTTGCCGAGTACGTCGCCCAGCGGCGTCAGGAAAAGCGATCCAAAGAAGGGGCCAACGTCTCGGCCGCGACGGTCAACAAGGAACTGCGGCACCTGCGGGCCGTCATCCGCAAGGCGTACCGCTGGGGCTACCTGCCACGGTTGCCCGAGTTTGAGTTCCTGCGGGAAGGGAAGAAACTCCCCACCTACGTCACGCCCGAAGACTTCGCCGCCATCTACAAGGCTTGCGACGCGGCCAAGCGTCCCGACGATGGCCCCTACCCTGCGGCCGAGTGGTGGCGTGGCTTGCTGGTCATGGCCTACATGACCGGCTGGCGGATCGGTTCGCTGTTGGCCCTCAAACGCCGCGACGTTGATTTAGAAGCGGGGACGGCCCTGTCCCTTGCCGAAGACAACAAAGGCAATCGGGACCAGCTTGTGGCGTTGCATCCGGTCGTGATTGACCACCTCTGCAAGCTGACCAGCTTTGACGCCCATTACTTCCCCTGGAACCACACTTGGGGAGCGCTCTATAAGCAGTTCCGACGGATTCAGCATGCGGCCGGGATCAAGCTGGCGGGGCCGAAGGGGGACTACACGTTTCACGACCTGCGGCGAGCGTTCGCCACGATGAACGCTGACCGACTGTCCCCCCAAGCCTTGCAAGAGTTGATGCAGCACAAGTCGTTCACCACGACCCAGCGCTATATCAACATGGCCCGCCAGTTGACTCCGACGGTTCAGAATCTGTTCACTCCGACCCTTCCCGCCGTCGCGACCGGGGGATGA
- a CDS encoding rhodanese, with amino-acid sequence MSVPQASVPLEIDCRAVKERLDRGEKFLFLDCREPDEQRTAQIAGTVLIPMGQIPQRLGELQPHKQGPIVVHCHHGGRSLRVTHWLRQQGFEQAQNLTGGIDRWSQEIDPTVPRY; translated from the coding sequence ATGAGTGTACCCCAAGCCAGTGTCCCTTTGGAGATTGACTGCCGCGCGGTGAAAGAACGGCTGGACCGTGGCGAAAAGTTCTTGTTCCTCGATTGTCGCGAGCCGGATGAGCAGCGGACGGCCCAAATCGCGGGAACAGTGTTGATCCCGATGGGCCAGATTCCCCAGCGGTTGGGAGAGTTGCAGCCACACAAGCAGGGTCCGATTGTGGTCCATTGTCACCACGGCGGGCGGAGCCTGCGCGTGACCCATTGGCTGCGCCAGCAAGGGTTCGAGCAGGCCCAGAACCTGACCGGCGGCATCGACCGCTGGTCCCAGGAGATCGATCCGACAGTGCCAAGGTATTGA
- a CDS encoding CCA tRNA nucleotidyltransferase has translation MQPEPVAQRQFAVDIVRRLRAAGFEALWAGGCVRDHLLSHTPKDYDVATNATPDAVRGVFGHRRTLAIGASFGVIAVVGSREQGTVEVTTFRQDESYSDGRRPDRVVFTNAEQDAQRRDFTINGLFFDPLAERVIDYVGGIVDIGQRRVRAIGDPLARFTEDKLRMLRAVRMAARFDFAIDPTTAEAIRGMATEVLVVSAERIAQEMRQLLTLPRRVLGLELLANVKLLASLLPEVAAYRPEAWQQSLRLIGELQIQTFPLVLGVLLSETIVESEIVTLAQVDAVRRRWRLSNEEHDQMAWLVRQRHALVGADRQPWSRVQRLFLHPCIGALIEWHAARQRLLGAVQDDILFCQRRLAEPIELWNPAPLISGDDLIKLGLPGGKRFAQLLETVRNAQLDGQVATHSEALVLAQRCWNEQQDAAE, from the coding sequence ATGCAGCCCGAGCCTGTAGCTCAGCGACAATTCGCCGTCGACATCGTGCGACGGCTGCGCGCGGCCGGCTTCGAGGCCCTGTGGGCCGGCGGTTGTGTGCGTGACCACTTATTGTCGCACACGCCTAAGGATTACGACGTGGCCACCAACGCCACGCCCGACGCGGTGCGCGGGGTATTCGGCCATCGCCGCACGCTGGCCATTGGAGCCTCGTTCGGCGTGATCGCGGTCGTCGGTTCGCGCGAGCAGGGGACCGTCGAGGTCACGACCTTTCGCCAGGACGAGTCGTACAGCGACGGCCGCCGACCCGACCGCGTGGTCTTCACCAACGCCGAGCAGGACGCCCAGCGGCGCGACTTCACGATCAACGGCCTGTTCTTCGATCCGCTCGCCGAGCGAGTGATTGACTATGTCGGCGGCATTGTCGACATCGGGCAGCGGCGCGTGCGGGCCATCGGCGACCCGTTGGCCCGGTTTACCGAAGACAAGTTGCGGATGCTGCGCGCCGTGCGAATGGCGGCGCGGTTCGACTTTGCCATCGACCCGACGACGGCCGAAGCCATTCGCGGCATGGCCACCGAAGTGCTGGTGGTCAGCGCCGAGCGCATCGCCCAAGAGATGCGGCAACTGCTGACGTTGCCGCGCCGGGTGCTGGGGCTCGAACTGCTGGCCAATGTCAAGCTGCTCGCGTCGCTGTTGCCCGAGGTGGCGGCCTATCGGCCCGAGGCGTGGCAGCAGTCGTTGCGCCTGATCGGTGAGTTGCAGATTCAGACGTTTCCGCTGGTCCTGGGGGTGTTACTTTCCGAAACGATCGTTGAAAGCGAAATCGTCACTTTGGCACAGGTCGACGCCGTGCGCCGGCGGTGGCGACTGTCGAACGAGGAACATGATCAGATGGCGTGGCTGGTCCGTCAGCGCCACGCGCTGGTTGGTGCCGACCGCCAGCCCTGGTCGCGCGTCCAGCGATTGTTCCTGCACCCGTGCATCGGAGCGTTGATCGAGTGGCATGCCGCGCGGCAGCGATTGCTCGGCGCGGTGCAAGATGACATCTTGTTCTGCCAGCGGCGGCTGGCCGAACCGATCGAGCTGTGGAACCCGGCCCCGCTGATCAGCGGCGACGACCTGATTAAGCTGGGGCTGCCCGGCGGCAAGCGGTTTGCGCAACTGCTGGAAACGGTTCGCAACGCCCAACTCGACGGCCAGGTCGCCACCCACTCCGAGGCGCTCGTGCTGGCCCAGCGCTGCTGGAACGAGCAGCAAGACGCCGCGGAATAA
- a CDS encoding YHYH protein: MSAWLRKGNLDLSGKLVAQDRFIADCVTIDVTPTHLVVHSHNLPNHPTAFFPDWSRSADGNPGYIQEKHDTWHLPLVPRENPSHVAMNTGNLNFALPGGAIGIAVNGVVFFNPFDAGGIDASPRMDRCCGHPSPMYEYHYHKYPVCVKSPWTDEGNDHSPVIGFAFDGFPVYGPYERAGVMAKDDSEHPLDAFNGHTDPVRGFHYHATPGKFPYIVGGFWGVTEASNFRRGPRVRMPVQ; encoded by the coding sequence ATGTCCGCCTGGCTGCGAAAAGGGAATCTCGATCTGTCGGGCAAGCTCGTTGCGCAAGATCGGTTCATCGCCGATTGCGTCACGATCGACGTCACGCCGACGCATCTGGTCGTCCACTCGCACAATTTGCCGAACCATCCGACCGCGTTTTTCCCGGACTGGTCACGCTCGGCCGACGGCAACCCGGGTTACATCCAGGAAAAGCACGACACCTGGCACTTGCCGCTGGTGCCGCGTGAGAATCCGAGCCATGTGGCGATGAACACCGGCAACCTGAACTTCGCCCTCCCCGGGGGCGCGATCGGCATCGCCGTGAATGGCGTGGTTTTCTTCAACCCGTTCGACGCTGGCGGCATCGACGCCTCGCCGCGGATGGACCGCTGCTGCGGCCACCCGAGCCCGATGTACGAGTATCACTATCACAAATACCCGGTCTGCGTGAAGTCGCCGTGGACCGACGAGGGGAACGATCACTCGCCGGTCATCGGTTTCGCCTTCGACGGCTTTCCGGTCTATGGACCGTACGAGCGGGCCGGTGTGATGGCCAAGGACGACAGCGAACACCCGTTGGACGCCTTCAACGGCCACACCGACCCGGTGCGCGGGTTTCACTACCACGCCACGCCGGGCAAGTTTCCGTACATTGTCGGCGGCTTCTGGGGTGTGACCGAGGCCTCGAACTTTCGCCGCGGGCCGCGCGTACGCATGCCGGTGCAGTGA